A region of the Candidatus Baltobacteraceae bacterium genome:
CGCATTCGCAACGCGAACACGGCCGCTCATAAGACGGTCGACGTTCCGGCCTCGCGCACGAAGCAGGCGATCGCAAAGATTCTCCTAGATGAAGGCTTCATCGAAAACTTCGAGCGCCTGCAAGAAGGCCCGCAAGGCACGATTCGCATCGCGCTCAAGTACGGCCCGGAGAAAGAGAAAGTCATTACCGGCCTGCGCCGCATTTCGCGTCCCGGGTTGCGCGTCTACACGGGCAAGACGGAGATTCCGCGCGTGCTGGGCGGGCTCGGTTTGGTGATCATCTCGACGCCGCAAGGCATTATGTCGGGTAAGCGCGCCAAAAAAGTCGGCGTAGGCGGCGAAGTGCTCGCCTACGTGTG
Encoded here:
- the rpsH gene encoding 30S ribosomal protein S8, whose product is MAAITDPIADMLTRIRNANTAAHKTVDVPASRTKQAIAKILLDEGFIENFERLQEGPQGTIRIALKYGPEKEKVITGLRRISRPGLRVYTGKTEIPRVLGGLGLVIISTPQGIMSGKRAKKVGVGGEVLAYVW